The following are from one region of the Bacteroidota bacterium genome:
- a CDS encoding T9SS type A sorting domain-containing protein: MKKASLVILAIAYNSCVLHSQNPFTNLKSNCVQMHIHGISNHNGNNLPGSMQYHNYYATQTNTNVIWWSDHMHAYHQYNTSLFNFSGATFNSNAFELQGLTAPTASFPDRWKFNKYIGGSTYNVSASGTKINLALRAESGTKRCFMEAFPRGGNGPLTGTNEFGRTLLSEPVITFNIKPSGLNATTSTKIKLIVYLSYHHYDGSAKRQKVVYNFIRAAGTYSLSTDSNTVTVNVPVRNNIDTTITINMASMAAYLKNGKDNTIGDYRLLVEAKNKDTVSASFSAIQITSNKKSHTFQWNGLKQLGNNYKTQYAVQNYFGSEFSFNFVQNNYIHFNGFVPESAANADFMHDSTVYNASTASSFISLIKNAGGVVSYNHPFGAARYNVLSDVQQDSLVNVFANYILSVNGNDCDMIEIGYISRGYCDLAHHIQLWDKLNANELFMYANAVGDRHGGNWFDNENPLSTWIFSIDRTSENLISSIKKGRMFFGNNIKYDGRFYIKIGNNFMGDKNISYKNNPDTLEVIITNALPGSTFKYTHGKIKPGLNVKYFAKDSTFTLNQLPVIDRSQPGFVYVTVTDNTGEVYLVSNPIIYFNELPDRNCATSHVAVEISVQPTVDVNNKTLTINSIIEEKADVSIVDLQGKEVFRINNLDVPKGTSQIEMSLQNIIEGIYLVHYKSAAYEASTKMTIARHNPATPCRH, encoded by the coding sequence ATGAAAAAAGCCAGTTTAGTTATATTAGCGATTGCTTATAATAGTTGCGTTTTGCATTCGCAAAACCCATTCACTAATCTTAAATCGAATTGCGTACAAATGCATATTCATGGAATAAGCAATCACAATGGCAATAATTTACCTGGCAGTATGCAATATCATAACTACTATGCCACTCAAACCAATACCAATGTAATATGGTGGAGCGATCATATGCATGCTTATCATCAGTACAATACCAGTTTATTTAACTTTAGCGGAGCAACCTTTAACAGCAACGCCTTTGAGCTGCAAGGGCTAACAGCACCTACGGCCAGTTTTCCTGATAGATGGAAGTTTAACAAATATATAGGTGGAAGCACTTACAACGTAAGCGCATCAGGCACAAAAATTAACTTAGCGTTACGTGCCGAGAGCGGAACCAAGCGCTGTTTTATGGAGGCATTTCCACGTGGTGGAAATGGGCCGTTAACAGGCACCAATGAGTTTGGTCGTACACTTTTATCAGAACCTGTTATAACTTTTAACATTAAGCCAAGTGGGCTTAATGCCACAACCTCTACCAAAATAAAATTGATAGTCTATCTTAGTTATCACCATTACGATGGCAGCGCCAAAAGGCAAAAGGTTGTTTATAATTTCATCAGAGCAGCTGGCACTTATAGCCTGAGCACGGATAGTAATACGGTAACCGTTAATGTACCTGTCAGAAACAACATAGATACAACCATCACCATTAATATGGCAAGCATGGCGGCATATCTTAAGAATGGCAAAGACAATACAATTGGCGATTATAGACTTTTAGTAGAAGCAAAAAATAAAGATACGGTTTCGGCAAGTTTCAGCGCCATCCAAATTACTTCGAATAAAAAAAGTCACACCTTTCAATGGAATGGGCTAAAACAACTAGGCAATAATTACAAGACACAATATGCGGTGCAAAATTATTTCGGCTCTGAGTTTTCTTTTAATTTTGTTCAAAACAATTATATACACTTTAATGGGTTTGTACCTGAAAGTGCAGCCAATGCAGATTTTATGCATGATAGCACCGTGTATAATGCCAGTACGGCTTCCTCGTTTATTTCCTTAATAAAAAATGCTGGTGGAGTTGTAAGTTATAATCATCCATTTGGCGCAGCGCGATACAATGTACTTTCTGATGTACAGCAAGACTCGCTGGTTAATGTTTTTGCCAATTATATATTAAGCGTAAATGGCAATGATTGTGATATGATTGAGATTGGATATATATCGCGCGGGTATTGCGACCTTGCCCATCACATTCAACTTTGGGATAAATTGAATGCCAATGAACTCTTTATGTATGCAAATGCAGTAGGTGACCGTCATGGTGGTAATTGGTTTGACAATGAGAATCCTTTAAGCACGTGGATATTCAGCATCGACAGAACTTCTGAAAATCTGATATCAAGTATAAAAAAAGGCAGAATGTTTTTTGGCAATAATATTAAGTATGATGGACGATTCTATATAAAGATTGGAAACAACTTTATGGGAGATAAAAACATATCGTACAAAAATAACCCTGACACGTTGGAAGTGATTATTACCAACGCATTGCCTGGTTCTACTTTTAAATACACACATGGTAAAATAAAACCGGGATTAAATGTAAAGTACTTTGCCAAAGACTCAACATTTACATTAAACCAACTACCTGTTATTGATAGATCGCAACCCGGATTTGTTTATGTTACAGTAACAGATAATACAGGCGAAGTTTACCTGGTTTCTAATCCGATAATTTATTTTAATGAACTACCAGATAGAAACTGTGCAACATCTCATGTAGCGGTAGAGATTTCGGTACAGCCAACGGTAGATGTAAATAATAAGACCCTTACTATAAATTCAATAATTGAAGAAAAAGCGGATGTTTCAATTGTAGATTTGCAAGGCAAAGAGGTGTTTAGAATAAACAACTTAGATGTCCCAAAAGGAACCAGTCAAATTGAAATGTCATTGCAAAATATTATCGAAGGCATTTACCTAGTGCATTACAAATCAGCCGCTTACGAAGCCTCAACAAAGATGACCATTGCGCGACATAATCCCGCAACTCCATGTAGGCACTAA
- a CDS encoding DUF4397 domain-containing protein, with amino-acid sequence MKNKILLNALLFLFASGTLYSQANLQIVHNSGDVDLASIDVYVDGVLAYDNLAYRSATPFFQVSSGVAIDIGIAYDNSTSVNDTIKQSTITLTANDRVAAFINGVYHLNKYAPNTNFVGIGLKVDLVTGLRNQALNANEMDIILYQGCTDVSRSDAYSRYQTQLANDFIYKDVTPYISFVPGKMVFDFAFYLTTKTPFYSALSDLSPYVGSAAIIFTSGFRNPSINENGAPLGLFMVLSNGTVTEIPIMKKANFQFIHNSPALSLPVADIYINGERILNNIGYRNASTYLDLPADFDINLGLGYGNSNSVADTFRNFPLNLPEGNYTVMLGGVINPANYAPNPDGKSTTIQLIRKNEARIASLVLGNVDVTAIHGSTDGYNLDMIGTIGNLADNLSFGDTSGYVSVAPNTYVIDVTEGANSSNIYESYIADLNPYTNNGVTVFASGFMDTLAPNQANNAFGLYMATPAGNVVKLPIYTGQVAKVQLIHNASDPAAAQVDVYVNSILAYDNFGYHTATPFTDLGAALLTNIGIAPANSTSVLDTVKNIQITFDAAKNYAVVVSGLINPGTFNPNPNGYNISLAAYRINDARELGIDPAKLDVNVFHGVTDAAGVDVLPRSFSVLVNDIKYGSFSGYNSLDTARYILDITPENNNNSILKSFEADITALGGQAVIIIASGFIDNTAPGQSEPLGLWLVFPNGTVIPLPEIAEAKIQVIHNSSDPSLDSVDIYINKTLLLVDNFPYHSATPFIALAANVEFEVGIAPKNSVDSNDIFLNRKVTLENGKSYVAMASGMVDTSNFALNPDGRTIAFDVWLHDGFREKSTQAGNFDFRTLHATTDLGAIDIAAQSITILNNDIKYSDVDNYVSLPAGQYLFDATPWNSTTAFATFIADFQAFGGMSGVLYTTGYNNPSVNQNGFPFGLWCTMPDGFTFPLQLFTGINEALSKSDIVVFPNPANEEIFISIPENIKGIINISLYDLTGKIIKSETETASNILKLDIQTLPSGIYGISVVAGNNHFSKRIIKN; translated from the coding sequence ATGAAAAACAAAATCTTACTGAACGCACTTCTTTTTTTATTCGCTTCGGGCACCTTATATTCACAAGCAAACTTGCAAATAGTGCATAACTCAGGCGATGTTGATTTAGCCTCAATTGATGTTTACGTAGATGGGGTATTAGCTTACGACAACCTTGCGTATCGTTCGGCTACTCCATTTTTCCAGGTTTCATCGGGAGTTGCAATTGATATTGGTATAGCATACGATAATAGCACCTCTGTTAACGACACCATTAAGCAAAGCACTATTACCTTAACTGCAAATGACCGCGTTGCCGCGTTTATCAATGGTGTTTATCACCTTAACAAATATGCTCCAAATACGAATTTTGTAGGAATAGGATTGAAGGTAGACCTTGTAACAGGATTGCGCAACCAGGCTTTAAATGCTAACGAAATGGATATAATCTTATATCAAGGCTGCACGGATGTTTCGCGTTCCGATGCATATTCGCGCTATCAAACTCAACTTGCTAATGACTTTATTTATAAAGACGTTACACCTTATATATCTTTCGTGCCTGGCAAAATGGTTTTTGATTTTGCTTTTTATCTGACTACCAAAACTCCTTTTTATTCTGCACTTAGCGATTTATCACCTTACGTTGGTTCAGCAGCAATAATTTTTACATCCGGTTTTCGCAATCCATCAATAAATGAAAATGGCGCACCTCTAGGCTTGTTTATGGTACTAAGCAATGGAACAGTGACCGAAATTCCTATTATGAAAAAAGCCAATTTTCAATTCATTCACAATAGTCCTGCTTTGAGTTTGCCAGTAGCTGATATATACATCAATGGGGAACGCATATTAAATAATATCGGCTATCGTAATGCAAGTACCTATCTTGACCTGCCTGCCGATTTTGATATTAATTTGGGTTTAGGATATGGCAACAGCAATAGTGTTGCCGACACGTTTAGAAATTTCCCCTTGAATCTTCCTGAAGGAAACTATACAGTGATGCTGGGTGGAGTAATTAACCCTGCTAATTATGCTCCTAATCCCGATGGAAAAAGCACCACTATTCAATTAATAAGAAAAAACGAAGCACGTATAGCATCGTTAGTTCTTGGCAATGTTGATGTTACTGCCATTCATGGAAGCACAGATGGTTACAATTTAGACATGATAGGTACTATAGGCAACCTTGCCGATAATCTTAGTTTTGGAGATACATCAGGTTACGTATCGGTTGCACCAAATACGTATGTAATAGATGTAACCGAAGGTGCCAACTCATCAAACATCTATGAATCCTATATTGCTGACCTTAATCCTTATACGAATAATGGTGTAACTGTGTTTGCCTCCGGCTTTATGGATACACTAGCACCAAATCAAGCAAACAATGCCTTTGGTTTATATATGGCAACCCCGGCAGGAAATGTAGTTAAGCTGCCCATATATACAGGACAAGTTGCAAAAGTACAATTGATACATAATGCTTCTGATCCTGCAGCAGCACAAGTTGATGTGTATGTTAACAGCATACTTGCATATGATAACTTTGGTTATCATACCGCCACGCCATTTACTGACCTAGGTGCAGCCTTATTAACCAATATTGGTATTGCCCCTGCAAACAGTACTTCGGTTTTAGATACTGTAAAAAATATTCAAATAACATTTGATGCAGCAAAAAATTATGCAGTGGTAGTATCAGGATTAATTAATCCTGGCACGTTCAATCCAAACCCAAACGGCTACAACATTTCGTTGGCAGCTTATCGTATAAATGATGCCCGCGAATTGGGAATAGATCCGGCAAAACTTGATGTTAATGTATTTCATGGGGTTACCGATGCAGCTGGGGTTGATGTTTTACCCCGCAGTTTTTCGGTGTTGGTAAACGATATTAAATATGGAAGCTTTAGCGGATATAATTCGCTCGATACAGCACGTTACATTCTTGATATAACTCCTGAGAACAATAACAATTCTATTCTAAAATCTTTTGAAGCTGATATTACTGCACTAGGTGGTCAGGCTGTAATTATAATTGCATCCGGCTTTATAGACAACACGGCACCCGGACAAAGTGAACCGTTGGGTCTTTGGTTAGTTTTTCCTAATGGCACCGTAATTCCTTTGCCCGAAATAGCTGAAGCTAAAATACAGGTTATTCATAATTCGTCAGATCCAAGCTTAGATAGCGTTGATATTTACATAAACAAAACCTTGCTTCTGGTAGATAATTTCCCCTATCACTCTGCTACCCCTTTTATTGCATTAGCTGCAAATGTTGAGTTTGAAGTTGGAATAGCACCTAAAAACAGTGTAGATAGCAATGATATTTTTTTAAACCGAAAGGTTACTCTTGAAAATGGCAAGTCATATGTTGCCATGGCAAGCGGGATGGTTGATACCAGTAATTTTGCATTAAACCCCGATGGACGTACAATAGCTTTTGATGTTTGGTTACATGATGGGTTTCGCGAAAAATCGACTCAAGCAGGAAATTTTGATTTCCGCACTTTGCACGCTACTACCGACTTAGGCGCTATTGATATTGCAGCTCAATCAATTACTATTTTAAATAATGATATTAAATATAGTGATGTAGATAACTATGTGTCATTGCCGGCAGGACAGTATTTATTTGATGCTACTCCCTGGAATAGCACTACTGCTTTTGCAACTTTTATAGCCGACTTTCAAGCCTTTGGTGGAATGAGTGGAGTACTTTATACAACTGGATACAACAATCCAAGTGTTAACCAAAATGGTTTTCCATTTGGTTTGTGGTGTACCATGCCTGATGGATTTACTTTCCCATTACAACTATTTACAGGAATCAATGAAGCCTTATCAAAAAGTGATATTGTGGTTTTTCCTAATCCTGCCAACGAGGAAATTTTCATTTCTATTCCTGAAAATATAAAAGGCATCATAAACATTTCGCTTTATGACTTAACCGGAAAAATCATTAAGTCAGAAACTGAAACCGCAAGCAACATATTAAAATTAGATATCCAAACGCTGCCTTCAGGTATTTATGGTATTTCGGTAGTTGCTGGTAACAATCATTTCAGCAAGCGCATTATAAAAAACTAA
- a CDS encoding EVE domain-containing protein, with product MALKHWLVKSEPSVYSYDQLAADGCTVWDGVRNYAARIHLNGMQKNDLVLYYHSMDATEVVGIAKVVRTAFPDPTDNEGKWVAVELTSHKKLKNSVPLSKIKAEKKLQNIALVRIGRLSVMPLAKDEFDCIVNMGA from the coding sequence ATGGCACTCAAACATTGGCTTGTAAAGTCTGAACCAAGTGTATATAGTTATGATCAACTTGCTGCCGATGGATGCACGGTGTGGGATGGAGTGCGCAATTATGCAGCACGCATTCATCTTAATGGTATGCAAAAAAATGATTTGGTTTTATATTACCACAGCATGGATGCTACGGAAGTTGTGGGCATTGCAAAAGTTGTACGTACTGCCTTTCCTGACCCAACAGATAATGAAGGTAAATGGGTAGCGGTAGAACTTACATCACATAAAAAATTAAAAAACAGTGTACCGCTATCAAAAATAAAAGCAGAGAAAAAATTACAAAATATTGCGCTTGTACGAATTGGAAGATTATCTGTAATGCCTTTAGCAAAAGATGAATTTGACTGTATTGTAAACATGGGAGCGTAG
- a CDS encoding class I SAM-dependent methyltransferase has protein sequence MNALQKLLAYLSYCRKANGIHAAQSKFIYNFLQAVFYDHNPYPDFELIEHARKQMLCNAARINGKSIGATPGKDLGSVSQLVSRTAKPQKYGRLLYNLMQYVAPATVVELGTGAGISTFYLAAARPLASVITIEGVKEIQQIAIEYAHRLSLHNITFIHNDFDIALPKLMQETRTVDLAFIDGNHTCKATLHYFDLLLSKKNEKSIFVFDDINWSKDMQQSWKIIKAHEQVTLCIECFQMGMVFFDKALSKQVFTVRY, from the coding sequence ATGAATGCATTACAAAAACTACTTGCTTATTTAAGCTATTGTCGCAAAGCAAATGGAATTCATGCGGCACAAAGCAAATTTATTTACAATTTTCTTCAAGCTGTTTTTTACGATCATAATCCGTATCCCGATTTTGAATTAATTGAGCATGCACGTAAGCAGATGTTATGTAACGCTGCGAGGATAAATGGAAAAAGTATTGGAGCTACTCCCGGAAAAGATTTAGGCAGCGTAAGTCAACTGGTAAGCCGCACTGCCAAGCCCCAAAAATATGGTCGCTTACTTTATAACCTGATGCAATACGTAGCTCCTGCAACCGTGGTGGAACTTGGCACCGGAGCAGGCATTAGTACTTTTTATTTGGCTGCAGCACGCCCCCTTGCATCCGTTATTACGATAGAAGGAGTTAAAGAAATTCAGCAAATTGCAATTGAATATGCTCACCGTCTATCATTGCATAATATTACTTTTATACATAATGATTTTGATATAGCCCTTCCAAAATTGATGCAGGAAACGCGTACAGTGGACCTTGCATTTATTGATGGTAATCACACTTGTAAGGCTACCCTGCATTACTTCGATTTATTGCTAAGTAAAAAAAATGAAAAGAGCATATTTGTTTTTGATGATATTAACTGGAGTAAGGATATGCAACAATCATGGAAAATTATTAAAGCACATGAACAAGTAACTTTGTGTATTGAATGTTTTCAAATGGGAATGGTGTTTTTTGACAAAGCACTAAGCAAGCAGGTTTTTACTGTTCGCTATTAA
- a CDS encoding T9SS type A sorting domain-containing protein, which yields MLKKKVTLATLLFAIHIFCYCQNPYSIKNPFCVQMHIHGISNHNGNDLPGSMQFHNYYASQTNTDVVWWSEHMHSYHQYKTATFSFANAVFKSSTFQITGLSSNNGQTPNRWEFNNFIGTGTYNIAGSGTKLTMGINSDLSGNKCYLEGFPRSKDGLLTGTNLWVRPLSSYPLFSFKVKVSGLTSTINTKVQFIIPLNYHNYNGNNQQQQVIFNFIPAGLPSATYTNDSMTVIVNRPISNGVLTSITVDFSVLAPYLKDGFDNVISDYRPRVEAKSGMAVSAEFSDMAISATRKSSIFQWDAIQTFGNKYDSEYPVKNYFGSEFSFTYLNNSKTHFNGFVADSVSNQKFMHDSTLYKSSTVNAFTSKVKDAGGITCYNHPFGTARLTVRQNSWQDTYTDQTANYILSVNAFDCDLMEVGYEARGQCDLAHHISLWDKLTANGLFLYANAVGDRHGGNWFDNENPLNTWVWSETNASEDLIRNMKEGRLYFGNSIKWDGNFYFNIDSAYMGDRFVGLNPITAPLNVVMTTPLQGSTFRYTHGLIQSGINVTYLAKDVVFNPNNPPMIDRSQESFVRVTVTDNTGKIYVCSNPIVFGSSSSRSWTTLMNEKNLQLAVLPNGESHHKTLKITTEKDVDATIDVFDLQGKIIEHNPNVRLTEGLNTHDMHLHNCSDGLYIVRVTDGKKLMLTQKFAISSFDTENSCQH from the coding sequence ATGCTTAAAAAGAAAGTTACATTAGCAACTTTGCTATTTGCTATACATATATTTTGCTATTGCCAAAATCCTTATTCAATCAAAAATCCGTTTTGTGTGCAAATGCATATTCATGGAATTAGTAATCATAATGGGAATGATTTACCAGGGTCCATGCAGTTTCACAACTACTATGCGAGCCAAACCAATACAGATGTTGTTTGGTGGAGCGAACATATGCACTCTTATCATCAATATAAAACGGCTACTTTTAGCTTTGCAAATGCAGTTTTTAAAAGCTCCACATTTCAGATTACCGGCTTAAGTTCTAATAATGGCCAAACACCAAACAGATGGGAGTTTAATAACTTTATAGGAACTGGCACTTATAACATAGCGGGTTCGGGCACGAAACTTACCATGGGTATTAATTCTGATTTATCTGGAAATAAATGTTATCTCGAAGGATTTCCACGTTCAAAAGATGGCTTACTTACCGGCACAAATTTATGGGTAAGGCCATTATCAAGCTACCCCCTATTTAGCTTCAAAGTAAAGGTAAGTGGCCTTACAAGCACCATCAATACCAAAGTTCAATTCATCATTCCTTTAAACTATCACAATTACAATGGCAACAATCAGCAACAACAAGTGATATTTAATTTTATTCCTGCGGGTTTGCCCTCAGCAACCTATACCAATGATAGTATGACAGTGATTGTAAACAGACCAATCAGTAATGGAGTACTCACCTCAATCACCGTTGATTTTAGTGTTCTGGCACCTTATCTTAAAGATGGGTTTGATAATGTAATAAGCGACTATCGTCCTCGTGTTGAAGCTAAAAGTGGTATGGCAGTAAGTGCCGAATTTAGCGATATGGCAATAAGTGCAACTCGCAAGTCAAGCATATTTCAATGGGATGCTATTCAAACATTTGGCAATAAATACGATAGCGAATACCCGGTAAAGAATTATTTTGGATCGGAGTTTTCATTTACTTATTTGAATAATAGCAAAACACATTTCAATGGTTTTGTTGCTGACAGTGTAAGCAACCAGAAATTCATGCATGACAGCACTTTATATAAATCAAGCACCGTAAATGCATTTACAAGTAAAGTGAAAGATGCCGGTGGGATTACATGCTACAACCATCCATTTGGCACTGCAAGGCTCACCGTGCGACAGAATTCCTGGCAAGACACGTATACCGATCAAACTGCCAATTACATACTGAGTGTAAATGCCTTTGATTGTGACTTAATGGAAGTTGGTTATGAAGCTAGAGGACAATGCGATTTAGCGCATCACATAAGCCTTTGGGACAAGTTAACTGCAAACGGATTATTTTTATACGCAAATGCGGTAGGAGACCGCCATGGAGGCAACTGGTTCGACAATGAAAACCCTTTAAATACATGGGTATGGAGCGAAACCAATGCATCCGAAGATTTAATAAGGAATATGAAAGAAGGCCGGTTATATTTTGGTAACAGTATTAAGTGGGATGGGAACTTTTATTTTAATATAGATAGCGCCTATATGGGCGATCGTTTTGTAGGTTTAAATCCTATAACGGCTCCATTGAATGTGGTAATGACAACCCCACTTCAGGGATCAACTTTTAGATATACGCATGGCTTAATTCAATCTGGAATAAATGTAACTTATCTGGCCAAAGATGTTGTGTTTAATCCTAACAACCCACCTATGATAGACCGGTCGCAAGAGTCATTTGTTAGAGTAACTGTTACTGACAATACAGGAAAAATATATGTATGCAGCAATCCTATTGTATTTGGAAGCAGCAGCAGTCGTTCATGGACAACACTGATGAACGAAAAAAACTTACAACTTGCTGTTTTACCTAATGGCGAATCGCATCATAAGACATTGAAAATTACAACAGAGAAGGATGTGGATGCAACTATTGATGTTTTCGACTTGCAGGGTAAAATAATAGAACATAATCCCAATGTTCGGTTAACCGAAGGCCTTAACACGCATGACATGCATTTGCATAATTGTAGTGATGGATTGTATATAGTAAGGGTGACTGATGGCAAAAAACTAATGCTTACACAAAAATTTGCCATTTCAAGTTTTGATACTGAAAACTCTTGCCAACATTAA
- a CDS encoding polyprenyl synthetase family protein, whose translation MLDFEKKFKLAMQSKAPLLDKIMHYIVQRKGKQVRPMFVFLTAGMCGGINESTFDGASLIELLHTATLVHDDVVDDSNMRRGFFSINALWKNKIAVLVGDYLLAKGLLLSVERKHFHLLEIVSNAVRMMSEGELLQLEKARNLDIDEEVYYTIIKNKTASLIASCCAIGAASAQKENPELIERMRELGETIGMAFQIKDDMFDYEKTNKTGKPVGIDIKERKMTLPLIYTLNKVPRTTRKHLINIVKNHNTDATKVEAVINEVMQSGGFDYSVNKMNVFTTKAKSILHAFPESEYKNSLINLIDFTIMRTV comes from the coding sequence ATGCTTGATTTTGAAAAAAAATTCAAGCTTGCTATGCAGAGCAAAGCGCCATTGCTGGATAAGATTATGCATTACATCGTGCAGCGCAAAGGCAAACAAGTTCGCCCTATGTTTGTATTTCTTACTGCGGGAATGTGCGGAGGCATTAACGAATCTACCTTTGATGGTGCATCACTTATCGAGTTGTTGCATACCGCTACCCTGGTGCACGATGATGTGGTAGATGACAGCAACATGCGCAGAGGTTTTTTTTCTATCAATGCATTATGGAAAAATAAAATTGCTGTGCTCGTGGGCGATTATTTGCTTGCCAAAGGATTGCTTCTTAGTGTTGAGCGTAAGCATTTTCATTTGCTAGAAATTGTTAGCAATGCTGTGCGCATGATGAGCGAGGGCGAACTCCTTCAACTTGAAAAAGCACGCAATCTGGATATTGACGAAGAAGTGTATTACACCATCATTAAAAATAAAACGGCTTCACTTATAGCTTCCTGCTGCGCCATTGGCGCAGCAAGTGCACAGAAGGAGAACCCTGAACTTATTGAGCGTATGCGCGAGCTTGGCGAAACCATTGGTATGGCTTTTCAGATAAAAGATGATATGTTTGATTATGAAAAAACTAATAAAACAGGGAAGCCGGTGGGTATCGATATTAAGGAACGAAAAATGACCTTGCCGCTAATTTATACCTTGAATAAAGTGCCACGCACCACCCGCAAACACTTAATTAATATTGTGAAAAATCACAATACCGATGCCACTAAGGTTGAAGCCGTAATAAACGAAGTAATGCAAAGTGGAGGTTTCGATTATTCGGTAAATAAGATGAATGTGTTTACGACCAAAGCAAAATCTATACTCCATGCTTTTCCCGAGTCAGAATACAAAAACTCGCTAATCAACCTAATTGATTTTACCATTATGCGTACGGTATAA